From Cellulosimicrobium sp. ES-005, one genomic window encodes:
- the rplE gene encoding 50S ribosomal protein L5, with protein sequence MSTEIVAPEVPRLKQRYREEIVAGLREEFGHENVNQVARVTKIVVNMGVGDAAKDSKLIEGAIRDLSAITGQKPQVTKARKSIAQFKLREGMPIGAHVTLRGDRMWEFLDRLLSIALPRIRDFRGLSPKQFDGHGNYTFGLTEQSMFHEIDQDKIDRVRGMDITIVTTATTDDEGRSLLRRLGFPFKEN encoded by the coding sequence ATGAGCACCGAGATCGTCGCCCCCGAGGTGCCCCGCCTGAAGCAGCGCTACCGCGAGGAGATCGTCGCCGGTCTGCGCGAGGAGTTCGGGCACGAGAACGTCAACCAGGTCGCCCGCGTCACGAAGATCGTCGTGAACATGGGTGTCGGTGACGCCGCCAAGGACTCGAAGCTCATCGAGGGCGCCATCCGCGACCTGTCCGCGATCACCGGCCAGAAGCCGCAGGTGACCAAGGCCCGCAAGTCCATCGCGCAGTTCAAGCTGCGCGAGGGCATGCCGATCGGCGCGCACGTCACGCTGCGCGGCGACCGCATGTGGGAGTTCCTGGACCGCCTCCTGTCGATCGCCCTGCCGCGCATCCGCGACTTCCGCGGCCTGTCGCCCAAGCAGTTCGACGGGCACGGCAACTACACGTTCGGCCTCACGGAGCAGTCCATGTTCCACGAGATCGACCAGGACAAGATCGACCGTGTCCGCGGTATGGACATCACGATCGTGACCACGGCGACGACCGATGACGAGGGCCGCTCCCTGCTGCGCCGTCTCGGCTTCCCCTTCAAGGAGAACTGA
- the rpmD gene encoding 50S ribosomal protein L30, whose protein sequence is MARLKVTQTKSAIGGKQNQRDTLRTLGLKRIGDTAVKEDRPEIRGMVATVAHLVTVEEVE, encoded by the coding sequence ATGGCCAGGCTCAAGGTGACCCAGACGAAGTCCGCCATCGGCGGCAAGCAGAACCAGCGCGACACGCTGCGCACTCTGGGCCTCAAGCGGATCGGCGACACCGCCGTGAAGGAGGACCGCCCGGAGATCCGCGGCATGGTCGCGACGGTGGCGCACCTCGTCACCGTTGAGGAGGTCGAGTGA
- the rplR gene encoding 50S ribosomal protein L18: MALKVLGKGKAVARQRRHLRLRKKIKGTAARPRLVVTRSTRHITAQVVDDTIGQTVASASSLEADLRALDGDKSAKARKVGELVAERAKAKGVDAVVFDRGGNKYHGRVAAVADGAREGGLSL, translated from the coding sequence ATGGCTCTGAAGGTTCTCGGCAAGGGCAAGGCCGTCGCGCGTCAGCGCCGCCACCTCCGCCTGCGCAAGAAGATCAAGGGGACCGCCGCTCGTCCGCGCCTCGTGGTGACGCGCTCCACGCGCCACATCACGGCCCAGGTCGTGGACGACACGATCGGTCAGACGGTCGCGTCGGCCTCGTCGCTCGAGGCGGACCTGCGTGCGCTCGACGGCGACAAGAGCGCCAAGGCCCGCAAGGTCGGCGAGCTCGTCGCCGAGCGTGCGAAGGCCAAGGGCGTCGACGCGGTCGTCTTCGACCGTGGCGGCAACAAGTACCACGGTCGGGTCGCTGCGGTCGCCGACGGCGCCCGCGAGGGCGGTCTGTCCCTGTGA
- the rpsC gene encoding 30S ribosomal protein S3, with translation MGQKVHPHGYRLGITTDHRSRWFADSTKPGQRYRDYVREDVQIRKLMSTGLERAGISKVEIERTRDRVRVDIHTARPGIVIGRRGAEADRIRGELEKLTGKQVQLNILEVKNAEVDAQLVAQGIAEQLASRVSFRRAMRKGIQSAQRAGAKGIRVQVSGRLGGAEMSRSEFYREGRVPLHTLRAYIDYGFFEARTTFGRIGVKVWIYKGDVTEKEFAAQQATAAPRQGRGGPRGERGGDRRGGGRRPERSGERTSGSEAPAAAEQSAPAAEAKAPETGTEA, from the coding sequence GTGGGACAGAAGGTTCACCCGCACGGGTACCGCCTCGGCATCACCACCGACCACCGGTCGCGCTGGTTCGCCGACAGCACCAAGCCCGGACAGCGGTACCGCGACTACGTCCGCGAGGACGTCCAGATCCGCAAGCTCATGAGCACCGGTCTCGAGCGCGCAGGCATCTCCAAGGTCGAGATCGAGCGCACCCGTGACCGCGTCCGCGTGGACATCCACACGGCGCGCCCCGGCATCGTCATCGGTCGCCGCGGCGCCGAGGCGGACCGCATCCGCGGCGAGCTGGAGAAGCTCACCGGCAAGCAGGTGCAGCTCAACATCCTCGAGGTGAAGAACGCCGAGGTCGACGCGCAGCTCGTCGCCCAGGGCATCGCCGAGCAGCTCGCGAGCCGCGTCTCGTTCCGTCGTGCGATGCGCAAGGGCATCCAGTCGGCGCAGCGCGCCGGTGCCAAGGGCATCCGCGTGCAGGTCTCCGGCCGCCTCGGCGGCGCGGAGATGAGCCGGTCGGAGTTCTACCGCGAGGGTCGTGTGCCGCTGCACACGCTCCGCGCGTACATCGACTACGGCTTCTTCGAGGCCCGCACGACCTTCGGCCGCATCGGCGTGAAGGTCTGGATCTACAAGGGCGACGTCACCGAGAAGGAGTTCGCCGCGCAGCAGGCCACGGCCGCTCCGCGCCAGGGCCGTGGCGGCCCGCGCGGTGAGCGTGGCGGCGACCGTCGTGGTGGTGGCCGTCGTCCCGAGCGTTCGGGCGAGCGGACCTCCGGGTCCGAGGCGCCGGCCGCGGCTGAGCAGTCCGCTCCTGCCGCGGAGGCGAAGGCCCCTGAGACCGGAACGGAGGCCTGA
- the rplV gene encoding 50S ribosomal protein L22 translates to MEAKAQARFVRVTPQKARRVVDLIRGKQASEAVAVLKFAPQAASEPVRKVVESAIANARVKADRASEAFEEQELVVREAFVDEGPTLKRFRPRAQGRANRILKRTSHITVVVAPRENTKGSAR, encoded by the coding sequence ATGGAAGCCAAGGCGCAGGCGCGGTTCGTCCGTGTCACGCCCCAGAAGGCCCGGCGCGTCGTGGACCTCATCCGTGGCAAGCAGGCCTCCGAGGCCGTCGCGGTGCTGAAGTTCGCACCGCAGGCGGCGAGCGAGCCCGTCCGCAAGGTCGTGGAGAGCGCCATCGCGAACGCCCGGGTGAAGGCAGACCGTGCGAGCGAGGCGTTCGAGGAGCAGGAGCTCGTCGTGCGTGAGGCGTTCGTCGACGAGGGTCCGACCCTCAAGCGTTTCCGCCCGCGGGCCCAGGGCCGTGCGAACCGCATCCTCAAGCGCACCAGCCACATCACCGTGGTCGTCGCTCCGCGTGAGAACACGAAGGGAAGTGCCCGATAG
- the rplN gene encoding 50S ribosomal protein L14, translating to MIQQESRLRVADNTGAKEILCIRVLGGSGRRYAGIGDVIVATVKDAIPGGNVKKGDVVKAVVVRTAKERRRPDGSYIKFDENAAVILKNDGEPRGTRIFGPVGRELRDKRFMKIISLAPEVL from the coding sequence ATGATCCAGCAGGAGTCGCGACTTCGTGTCGCCGACAACACGGGTGCCAAGGAGATTCTCTGCATCCGCGTTCTCGGTGGCTCGGGCCGTCGCTACGCCGGAATCGGCGACGTCATCGTCGCAACCGTCAAGGACGCGATCCCGGGCGGCAACGTGAAGAAGGGTGACGTGGTCAAGGCCGTCGTCGTCCGCACCGCCAAGGAGCGCCGTCGTCCGGACGGTTCCTACATCAAGTTCGACGAGAACGCCGCCGTGATCCTCAAGAACGACGGCGAGCCGCGCGGGACGCGCATCTTCGGCCCGGTCGGGCGCGAGCTGCGCGACAAGCGGTTCATGAAGATCATCTCGCTGGCTCCGGAGGTGCTCTGA
- the rplX gene encoding 50S ribosomal protein L24, which produces MAKIKKGDLVVVIAGKDKGKQGRVLEVLTDRDRVIVEGVQRITKHTKVGQSQRGTRTGGIETVEAPIHISNVMVVDPETKKGTRVGYRTEEVERDGRKRTVRVRVAKRSGKDI; this is translated from the coding sequence ATGGCCAAGATCAAGAAGGGCGACCTCGTCGTCGTCATCGCCGGCAAGGACAAGGGCAAGCAGGGCCGCGTCCTCGAGGTGCTCACCGACCGTGACCGCGTCATCGTCGAGGGCGTCCAGCGCATCACCAAGCACACCAAGGTCGGCCAGTCGCAGCGCGGCACGCGGACCGGTGGGATCGAGACCGTCGAGGCGCCGATCCACATCAGCAACGTGATGGTCGTCGACCCGGAGACCAAGAAGGGCACCCGCGTCGGGTACCGCACCGAAGAGGTCGAGCGTGACGGCCGCAAGCGCACCGTGCGCGTGCGTGTCGCCAAGCGCTCCGGGAAGGACATCTGA
- the rpsE gene encoding 30S ribosomal protein S5: MAAGQRSNTGAPTGAANESSDQNARGGRRDDRRGDRRDGRRGDAAEKNAFVERVVTINRVAKVVKGGRRFSFTALVVVGDGDGTVGVGYGKAKEVPAAIAKGVEEAKKNFFKVPRIQGTIPHPIQGEAAAGVVFLRPAAPGTGVIAGGPVRAVLECAGIHDVLSKSLGSSNAINIVHATVEALRNLEQPEAVAARRGLPLEDVAPAALLRARAAGVNA, from the coding sequence ATGGCTGCAGGGCAGCGCAGCAACACCGGCGCCCCCACGGGTGCCGCCAACGAGTCGAGCGACCAGAACGCGCGCGGGGGGCGCCGCGACGACCGTCGTGGTGACCGTCGCGACGGTCGCCGTGGCGACGCAGCCGAGAAGAACGCCTTCGTCGAGCGCGTCGTCACCATCAACCGCGTCGCCAAGGTCGTCAAGGGCGGCCGTCGCTTCAGCTTCACCGCGCTGGTCGTGGTGGGCGACGGCGACGGCACCGTCGGTGTCGGCTACGGCAAGGCGAAGGAGGTGCCCGCGGCGATCGCCAAGGGTGTCGAGGAGGCCAAGAAGAACTTCTTCAAGGTCCCGCGCATCCAGGGCACCATCCCGCACCCCATCCAGGGTGAGGCCGCCGCCGGCGTCGTCTTCCTCCGTCCGGCCGCTCCCGGTACCGGTGTGATCGCCGGTGGTCCGGTGCGCGCCGTGCTGGAGTGCGCCGGCATCCACGACGTGCTGAGCAAGTCGCTCGGCTCGTCGAACGCGATCAACATCGTGCACGCGACCGTCGAGGCCCTGCGCAACCTGGAGCAGCCCGAGGCTGTCGCCGCGCGCCGTGGTCTCCCGCTCGAGGACGTGGCCCCGGCCGCGCTCCTGCGTGCCCGTGCTGCGGGGGTGAACGCCTGA
- the rplP gene encoding 50S ribosomal protein L16, with translation MLIPRRLKHRKQHHPSRSGAAKGGTQIAFGEYGIQALEPAYVTNRQIEAARIAMTRHIKRGGKVWINIYPDRPLTKKPAETRMGSGKGSPEWWVANVKPGRIVFELAGVPEDLAREAMRRAIHKLPMKCRFVVREGGGN, from the coding sequence ATGCTGATCCCGCGCAGGCTCAAGCACCGCAAGCAGCACCACCCGTCGCGCTCCGGCGCGGCGAAGGGTGGCACGCAGATCGCGTTCGGCGAGTACGGCATCCAGGCTCTCGAGCCGGCGTACGTCACCAACCGTCAGATCGAGGCTGCTCGTATCGCGATGACCCGCCACATCAAGCGTGGCGGCAAGGTCTGGATCAACATCTACCCGGACCGTCCCCTGACCAAGAAGCCTGCCGAGACCCGCATGGGTTCCGGTAAGGGTTCGCCCGAGTGGTGGGTCGCCAATGTCAAGCCCGGCCGCATCGTCTTCGAGCTGGCCGGTGTCCCGGAGGACCTGGCTCGCGAGGCGATGCGTCGCGCGATCCACAAGCTCCCGATGAAGTGCCGTTTCGTGGTGCGCGAGGGTGGTGGCAACTGA
- the rplO gene encoding 50S ribosomal protein L15: protein MAEKATKETAEAPKKKAAAKAPAKAEAATAEKQSGKQTEGAGGTLKIHHLRPAPGAKKAKTRVGRGEASKGKTAGRGTKGTKARYQVPERFEGGQMPLHMRLPKLRGFKNPFRTEYQVVNLDKLAALYPEGGQVTVEDLVAKGAVRKGQLVKVLGTGEITVKLEVAVDALSGAAREKILAAGGSVSED, encoded by the coding sequence ATGGCTGAGAAGGCCACCAAGGAGACCGCCGAGGCTCCGAAGAAGAAGGCTGCTGCCAAGGCCCCCGCGAAGGCGGAGGCCGCGACTGCCGAGAAGCAGTCGGGCAAGCAGACCGAGGGTGCCGGCGGCACGCTCAAGATCCACCACCTGCGTCCGGCTCCCGGCGCCAAGAAGGCCAAGACCCGCGTGGGTCGTGGTGAGGCGTCGAAGGGTAAGACGGCGGGCCGCGGTACCAAGGGTACGAAGGCTCGTTACCAGGTTCCCGAGCGCTTCGAGGGCGGGCAGATGCCTCTGCACATGCGCCTCCCGAAGCTGCGCGGCTTCAAGAACCCGTTCCGCACCGAGTACCAGGTCGTGAACCTGGACAAGCTCGCGGCGCTGTACCCCGAGGGTGGCCAGGTCACCGTCGAGGACCTCGTCGCGAAGGGCGCGGTCCGCAAGGGCCAGCTCGTCAAGGTGCTCGGCACGGGCGAGATCACCGTCAAGCTCGAGGTCGCGGTCGACGCCCTCTCGGGCGCCGCGCGCGAGAAGATCCTCGCGGCCGGCGGTTCGGTCTCGGAGGACTGA
- the rplW gene encoding 50S ribosomal protein L23: MTTVTKDPRDVILAPVVSEKSYGLLDEGKYTFVVDPRANKTEIKIAVEQIFSVKVASVNTINRKGKTRRTRFGLGKRKDTKRAIVTLREGTIDIFG; the protein is encoded by the coding sequence GTGACCACCGTGACCAAGGACCCCCGTGACGTGATCCTCGCGCCGGTCGTCTCCGAGAAGAGCTACGGCCTGCTCGACGAGGGCAAGTACACGTTCGTCGTCGACCCGCGGGCCAACAAGACCGAGATCAAGATCGCCGTCGAGCAGATCTTCTCCGTCAAGGTGGCCTCGGTGAACACGATCAACCGCAAGGGCAAGACGCGTCGCACGCGTTTCGGCCTGGGCAAGCGCAAGGACACCAAGCGTGCGATCGTCACCCTCCGCGAGGGCACGATCGACATCTTCGGCTGA
- the rpsQ gene encoding 30S ribosomal protein S17: MSENATNAPEAAEERANRKTRRGYVVSDKMDKTVVVEVEDRVKHPLYGKVIRRTSKVKAHDEQNSAGVGDLVLIMETRPLSATKRWRLAEILEKAK; encoded by the coding sequence ATGAGCGAGAACGCAACGAACGCGCCCGAGGCGGCCGAGGAGCGCGCGAACCGCAAGACGCGCCGCGGCTACGTCGTGAGCGACAAGATGGACAAGACCGTGGTGGTCGAGGTCGAGGACCGGGTCAAGCACCCGCTCTACGGCAAGGTCATCCGCCGCACGAGCAAGGTCAAGGCGCACGACGAGCAGAACTCTGCCGGCGTGGGCGACCTGGTGCTCATCATGGAGACCCGCCCGCTGTCCGCGACCAAGCGGTGGCGCCTCGCGGAGATCCTCGAGAAGGCCAAGTGA
- the rpsH gene encoding 30S ribosomal protein S8 — translation MTMTDPIADMLTRLRNANSAYHETVTMPYSKLKSHIAEILQAEGYISGWSVEDATVGKNLTIQLKFGPNRERSLAGVRRVSKPGLRKYAKSTELPKVLGGLGVAILSTSSGLLTDKQAAKKGVGGEVLAYVW, via the coding sequence ATGACGATGACCGACCCGATCGCAGACATGCTGACGCGTCTGCGGAACGCGAACTCGGCTTACCACGAGACGGTGACCATGCCGTACTCGAAGCTGAAGTCGCACATTGCCGAGATCCTCCAGGCCGAGGGCTACATCTCCGGCTGGAGCGTCGAGGACGCGACGGTGGGCAAGAACCTCACCATCCAGCTGAAGTTCGGCCCGAACCGTGAGCGCAGCCTCGCCGGCGTGCGCCGCGTGTCCAAGCCGGGCCTGCGCAAGTACGCCAAGTCCACCGAGCTGCCGAAGGTTCTCGGCGGCCTGGGCGTGGCGATCCTGTCCACGTCCTCCGGCCTGCTCACCGACAAGCAGGCCGCCAAGAAGGGCGTGGGCGGCGAAGTCCTCGCCTACGTCTGGTAA
- the rpsS gene encoding 30S ribosomal protein S19, with amino-acid sequence MPRSLKKGPFVDGHLQKKVDAQNEKGTKNVIKTWSRRSVITPDFLGHTFAVHDGRKHTPVFVTESMVGHKLGEFAPTRTFRGHVKDDKKGRRR; translated from the coding sequence ATGCCTCGTAGCCTGAAGAAGGGCCCCTTCGTCGACGGCCACCTGCAGAAGAAGGTGGACGCTCAGAACGAGAAGGGGACCAAGAACGTCATCAAGACCTGGTCCCGTCGGTCGGTCATCACGCCCGACTTCCTCGGTCACACGTTCGCCGTGCACGACGGTCGCAAGCACACGCCGGTGTTCGTCACCGAGTCGATGGTCGGCCACAAGCTCGGCGAGTTCGCTCCCACGCGGACCTTCCGCGGCCACGTGAAGGACGACAAGAAGGGTCGTCGCCGCTGA
- the rplB gene encoding 50S ribosomal protein L2, translating into MGIRKYKPTTPGRRGASVADFAEITRSQPEKSLVRPLSKSGGRNSSGRITTRHKGGGHKRAYRVIDFRRHDKDGVPAKVAHIEYDPNRTARIALLHYADGEKRYIIAPAKLKQGDVVENGAGADIKPGNNLPLRNIPTGTVIHAIELKPGGGAKIARSAGASVQLVAKDGPYAQLRMPSGEIRNVDLRCRATVGEVGNAEQSNINWGKAGRMRWKGKRPTVRGVAMNPIDHPHGGGEGKTSGGRHPVSPWGQPEGRTRRPNKPSDKLIVRRRRTGKKR; encoded by the coding sequence ATGGGAATCCGTAAGTACAAGCCGACGACGCCCGGCCGCCGCGGCGCGAGCGTCGCCGACTTCGCCGAGATCACGCGCTCGCAGCCGGAGAAGTCTCTGGTCCGCCCGCTCTCGAAGAGCGGCGGCCGCAACAGCTCCGGCCGGATCACCACCCGTCACAAGGGTGGTGGCCACAAGCGTGCGTACCGCGTGATCGACTTCCGTCGCCACGACAAGGACGGCGTGCCCGCCAAGGTCGCGCACATCGAGTACGACCCCAACCGCACGGCGCGCATCGCACTCCTGCACTACGCGGACGGCGAGAAGCGCTACATCATCGCGCCGGCCAAGCTCAAGCAGGGCGACGTCGTCGAGAACGGTGCGGGCGCGGACATCAAGCCCGGCAACAACCTGCCGCTGCGCAACATCCCGACCGGTACGGTCATCCACGCCATCGAGCTCAAGCCCGGTGGCGGCGCGAAGATCGCCCGCTCGGCCGGTGCCTCCGTACAGCTCGTCGCCAAGGATGGGCCGTACGCGCAGCTGCGCATGCCCTCCGGCGAGATCCGCAACGTCGACCTGCGCTGCCGCGCGACGGTCGGCGAGGTGGGCAACGCCGAGCAGTCGAACATCAACTGGGGCAAGGCCGGCCGCATGCGCTGGAAGGGCAAGCGCCCGACCGTCCGCGGTGTCGCCATGAACCCGATCGACCACCCGCACGGTGGTGGTGAGGGCAAGACGTCCGGTGGTCGCCACCCGGTGAGCCCGTGGGGCCAGCCGGAGGGCCGTACCCGCCGTCCGAACAAGCCGAGCGACAAGCTGATCGTGCGTCGTCGCCGTACCGGCAAGAAGCGCTGA
- the rplF gene encoding 50S ribosomal protein L6 has translation MSRIGKIPVPVPAGVDVTISGALVTVKGPKGFLEHHVPAPIQVAQEDGTLVVTRPNDERESRALHGLTRTLLANIVEGVTQGYEKKLEIVGTGYRVTAKGSDLEFALGFSHPVVVTPPAGIAFAVESPTKFSVSGIDKQQVGEVAANIRKIRKPEPYKGKGVRYAGEVVRRKVGKAGK, from the coding sequence ATGTCTCGAATCGGCAAGATCCCCGTTCCGGTTCCCGCCGGAGTGGACGTCACCATCAGCGGTGCGCTCGTGACCGTGAAGGGCCCCAAGGGCTTCCTCGAGCACCACGTGCCCGCCCCCATCCAGGTCGCTCAGGAGGACGGCACCCTCGTGGTGACGCGCCCGAACGACGAGCGCGAGTCCCGCGCGCTGCACGGCCTCACGCGCACCCTCCTGGCGAACATCGTCGAGGGCGTGACGCAGGGCTACGAGAAGAAGCTCGAGATCGTCGGCACCGGTTACCGCGTGACGGCCAAGGGCTCGGACCTCGAGTTCGCCCTCGGCTTCAGCCACCCGGTCGTCGTGACGCCGCCCGCGGGCATCGCGTTCGCGGTCGAGAGCCCGACGAAGTTCTCGGTCTCCGGCATCGACAAGCAGCAGGTCGGCGAGGTCGCAGCGAACATCCGCAAGATCCGCAAGCCCGAGCCGTACAAGGGCAAGGGTGTGCGTTACGCCGGCGAGGTCGTCCGCCGCAAGGTCGGAAAGGCTGGTAAGTAA
- the rpmC gene encoding 50S ribosomal protein L29, translated as MAIGTKGLAPVDLDAMDDETLVAELKKVKEELFNLRFQSATGQLESHGRLKAVRRDIARIYTILRERELGIRTAPSAE; from the coding sequence ATGGCAATCGGAACGAAGGGGCTCGCCCCCGTCGACCTCGACGCCATGGACGACGAGACGCTCGTCGCCGAGCTCAAGAAGGTCAAGGAGGAGCTCTTCAACCTCCGCTTCCAGTCGGCCACCGGCCAGCTGGAGAGCCACGGGCGCCTCAAGGCCGTCCGCCGCGACATCGCGCGGATCTACACGATCCTGCGTGAGCGCGAGCTCGGCATCCGTACCGCGCCGAGTGCCGAGTGA
- a CDS encoding type Z 30S ribosomal protein S14, which translates to MAKKALINKAAAKPKFAVRAYTRCQKCGRPHSVYRKFGLCRICVREMAHRGELPGVTKSSW; encoded by the coding sequence ATGGCGAAGAAGGCCCTGATCAACAAGGCGGCCGCCAAGCCGAAGTTCGCGGTCCGCGCCTACACCCGGTGCCAGAAGTGCGGTCGTCCGCACTCGGTGTACCGCAAGTTCGGCCTGTGCCGCATCTGCGTGCGCGAGATGGCCCACCGTGGCGAGCTTCCCGGCGTCACCAAGAGCAGCTGGTAA